From the genome of Haladaptatus paucihalophilus DX253, one region includes:
- a CDS encoding HalOD1 output domain-containing protein, with the protein MENTSSSRPGPSIRTTRPDTESITTAVVTAVTEANGTEPATPLYEVIDPDALEDLYQHGSPTVSFEYIGFHVTIDSDRTVSVADVDS; encoded by the coding sequence ACACGTCATCGTCGCGGCCAGGGCCATCGATACGAACGACACGTCCAGACACCGAGTCGATCACCACCGCCGTGGTGACGGCGGTGACTGAAGCGAATGGGACGGAGCCTGCGACGCCCCTCTATGAGGTGATTGACCCCGATGCACTCGAGGATCTCTATCAGCATGGTTCACCGACGGTGAGCTTCGAGTATATCGGGTTTCACGTTACGATTGATTCTGATCGCACGGTTTCCGTTGCTGACGTGGATTCGTAG